The genomic stretch GAAGTCGCCGTCCGCGGCATCGAGTGGAGTGCCGGCGAGCAGGGCGAGCGCAGTGGCGAAGCGAAGAGTATTCATACGAGCATGACGCGAGTCGGTCTCGGCCTTGCATCGCGTGGACGCAGGGTGTTTCGTTGGTGCAAGAGACGCCGGGGCGACTCCGCCGGGTTACTCGATTACTGGGCCGCGGCCCGCGCGCGGGAGGCGGCATGGCTCGCGTCGCCACCGGTCCACGGCTCGATCCGAAGACGCAACGTGTGCGGCTGCATGGGCACTGCGTAGCGCACGAGTACTCCCGGTCCGCAACTGCTGTTGCCCAAGCCCATGTGTGCGGCGTCGATAGAAAGCACGACTTCGTCGCGCGGCTTCAGGAGGTGGGCGTGGGTCGACGCAGCGAGATCTTGCGCGGTGAAACGGAGGGCGGAGAACGAGACCGGTGTGCCTGCGGAGGCGACGAGGAGGCCGCGACCTGCCGAATCTTCCAGCACGATCCAGCGCGTGTCCTCGCGGTTGCCGGTTTCCTGCGGGCGCGGGTAGGGGACGTAGGCGGCGTCGACGGTCGATGTCCACACGCCCATGTCGGCACTGCGTTTGCGGTCGGAGTAGTTCTCGTGGGGGCCGCGGCCGTACCACGTGGTCTCGCGCAGGTCCCCTGCGAGGCGCGCGACGATGCCGAGACGCGCGAGCGGCGGCAACGAGCCTCCGGGAGTGAACGTGGCTTCGAGGTCGATCGCACCGTCGCCGTGCACGGTCCAAACCGCGTCTTGCGCGACCGCGCCCTCGGCGGCGTGGAGTGTCGTGGAAACACGGATACGCACGGCCGAGGCGTCGACGCGTTCGATCGTGGCCGGACCCGTCGAGATACGTGGGCGATCGAGGCCGGCTCGGGTCCAGTCGCGGGCGAGCCATTGGCCGAAGCCGCGGTCGTTGTCGGTCGGTGCGCGCCACGCTTGCGGTAAGGGGCCGGGGGGGAGTTCGTTTTCGGCCGGGCTCGGCGGAGCCAACATCTCGCGGCCGTCGAAGGCGAGCGAGGTGAACGTTCCCGCGGTGCGATCGAACACGGCGGTGAAGTTCGTGCCCACGATCTGGATACGCGCGGTCGACTCCTCGACGCGCAGGGCCGGGCCGCCGGTCGCAACGAGGGCGGACGGGGGAAGTGCGGTGGTGGAGACGGGGAGCGGAAGTTGTTCGGAGGCGATCTCGTGACCGCCGGGCGCCCAGCATGCCTCGAGGCCGGCGCGCGCGCGGAGAGACGCGGGGTCGGCGACGAGCGAGTCGCGTTTGTGCAGGCTGACGCGCAGCCAGTAATCGGCGCCGACGATCGGATCGGCGATCGCGGCTACGGGGAGGGAGACTTCCACGGCCTTGTCCGGGGCACCTTCGATCGCGGGCAGCGTGCCTTGCTGCAACACGCGTCCGTCGCTGGTGACGGACCAGCGCACGTCGAATGCAGAGAGATCGAGATGGTGGTTGCGGTTGGTGATGCGGATCACGACCTCGCCGGGTTGGGCGCGGCGCCATTCGATGTAGGCGGGTTGGTAGACCTTCTTCACCTCCCAATACTTCGGAGGGAGCGTGCGGTCGGCGAAGACAACACCGTTGAGGGCGAAGGCGCGGCTGTTTGGTTTGTCCCCGAAGTCGCCTCCGTAGGCGAACCAGCGCGTGCCGTCGGGCGCGGTGCGGTAGAGGGCTTGGTCGACCCAGTCCCAAATGAAGCCGCCGAGCATGTGCGGGTGCCAGTAGATCTCGTCCCAGTACTCCTGAAGGTTGCCGATGGCGTTGCCCATGGCGTGGGCGTATTCGCTCGTCATCACCGGGCGCGTCTCGCCCGCGATCATGGTGTGATGGAGGAGGCGTTCCCAGCGGGCGTTTTCGGCGCGTTCCTCGATCGATCCTTCGGGGATACCGGGGTTGAGGTAGTCCTGCAGCACGCGGGGATAGAAGCGGCTGATCACGTCGACGCCGAGCGGGTCGCGTGGGGTGCCTTGGGCGCCTTCGTAGTGGACCGGTCGAGTGGGATCGAACTCCTTCAACCACGCCGACGCGGCGGCGAAGTTGGGACCCCATCCGGCTTCGTTGCCGAGCGACCAGAAGACGACGGAGGGATGGTTCTTGTCGCGCTCGGCCATGCGGACGATGCGGTCGAGGAACTGTGCGTGCCAGCGTGGGTCGCTCGCGAGTTCGCCGCGGATGCCGTGGGATTCGATGTCGGCCTCGTCCATGACGTAGAGGCCGTACTCGTCGCAGAGGTCGTACCAGCGCGTGTCGTTGGGGTAGTGCGCGGTGCGGACGGCGTTGATGTTGGCCTGCTTCATGAGGCGAATGTCTTCGACCATGCGCTCGAGCGAGAGCGCGTGCGCGGTGGCGGGGTCGTGCTCGTGACGGTTGACTCCGCGCAGGCGCACGGGGCGGCCGTTGACGAGGAAGCGTCCTTCCCGGATCTCCAGTTCCCGGAATCCGACGCGCGTGCGCACGGCTTCGACGAGCGCGCCGGCGGGATCGTGGAGGGTGAGCACGAGCGTGTAGAGGTGCGGCGTCTCTGCGGTCCATTTCGCGGGGGCGGTCACGGCGCCTTCCATCCACGCGAACTTCGCCGGGCCGCGCTGGGGCACGCGGTCGTTCATGACGGCGGCACGCCGGTCGCGATTGAGCACGGGCTCGGCGTCCTGGCGTAGTGGAGAATCGAATACGGGAACTCCGGTGGCGTCGTGCAACTGCGCCTGGAGCGACCAGCCGGCGAGGTCCGATCCGTCGTAGGCGGCGAGCTCGGGTTTGATCTGGAGGACGGCGTCGCGGTAGTCGGCGTCGAGTTCGGTGCGGACGGCGAAGTCCGCGATGCGGACCGCTGCGGTCGAGTAGAGAAAGACCTCGCGGAAGATGCCGCTGAATCTCCACATGTCCTGATCCTCGAGGTAGCTGCCGTCGCACCAGCGGTAGACCTCGACGGCGACGTGGTTGCGACCGGGTCGGACCCACTCGGTGACGTCGAACTCGGCGGGTTCCATGCTGCCCTGCGAGTAGCCGACGCGCGTGCCGTTGACCCACACGTAGAACGCGCTCTGCACGCCGGCGAAGTGCAGGTAGGTGCGACGCCCGTCCCACGATGCGGGGACGTCGAACGTGCGACGGTAGGAGCCGACCGGATTTCTTTCATGAAACGCGGTCCAGTCCTCTGGTGGCGTGGCCGTCACGCGCGGCGGATCGATTTTGAACGGAAAACCGGCGCTGATGTAGATGGGCGTGCCGTAGCCGTGCATCTCCCAGTTGGAAGGGACGGGGATGTCGGCCCACGAGGAGTCGTCGAACTCGGGGGCGTGGAAGTCGAGCGGGCGCGCTTCGGGAGCGGGCACCCAGTGGAATTTCCACGTGCCGTCGAGGGAGAGAAACCATGGCGAGCGCGTGCGGTCGCCGCGCAGGGCGTTCTCCGTCGTGTCGAAGGGGACGAAGGTGGCGCGAGCCGGCTCGCGGCCGATCTGGAAGACTTGTTCGTTCTCCCAGTCGGGCGGTGTCGCGTATGCACCGGTTGGATACACGAGGCTCGCGACGGCGAGCGCGTGTGCGAAGACCGAGGGCGAGAGGCTCGCGCGAAGGGACGGCAAACGACGCGGGGCGAGGTCAAGAGCGCTCATCGGTCGCATCGATCGGCCATGCGAGCGGCTTTGCCAAGCCGCAAACATCGGGCGCGGCGAAGGCGGTGCTTCGGCGCGCCGCGGCGCGAAACGCGGTCAGTCGTCGATGCGGTGCTGCTTGCGGTATTCGCGCGGCGAGCAGCCGCAGGCGCGGCGAAACGCTTCGTTGAAGCGGCTGATCGAGCTGAAGCCGGACTCGAAGGCGACGTCCACGATCTTCTCGTCGCCGGTCGCGAGCAGGCGTTGCGCGTGCGAGACGCGGTGGTGGGTGAGGTACTCGACCAGCGTGGTGCCGAACGTGCGTTGAAACAGGCTCATCGCGTAGTTCGGGTGCAGGCCGACCGAGCGTCCGATCTCTTCGACCGTGAGCTTTTCGAGGTAACGCTGAGCGATGAGGCAGGCCATCTGCTCGACCTTGTTGAGGCCACCATCGTTGAGCACGGGATTGCGGCGGCGGGAGCGCGCGGAAGAGGGTTCCTTGTTCGGGAGCGCGAGCGCGAGGCGCACGAGACGGGCCTCCATTTCGAGGAGAACGACGCGCTTGATCTCTTCGCGCGTGTCGCGCAGGTCGCGTTCCCATTGACCGAAGAGGTCGTAGTCGAAGCGCGCGCGCGTTTCGTCGGGTTCGGCCATGACTTCGCCGTGAAGCAAAGGCTGCACGAAGCGCTCGGGGAGTTTGCATTGGAGGAACCAAGCGAACGGGATGGTCGCGACGAAGTAGTCCGGTTCGTCTCCGAAATCGATGATCTGGTGCGGGATCGCGGCCCAGAACGCGCTCATCTGTCCGGCGCGGATGCGGACCTTGCGGCCGCCGAGCAAGTAGGTGACCCAGCCGGAGTGCAGGAGGTTGAGTTCGATCTCGTTGTGGTGATCGGGGCGCCGCATGGGCGACGGGCTCCAACGCACGCAGCTCAACCCGTAGGGCGCGAAGTCGGGTCTATTCGGGTCGAAGGAAATCATGGGCATGGGGAGGGGAATATTCAGCGGACCGTGTGAATGCATCCGTGCACGTCGATCGCGTGCGCGAGGAGGTTACTTTCCTTAGGATTCCGGGGGTCTTGGCAAGATAGAGCAGCCAAAGGAGTGGTTTTCGATCGTGCGTCATGGGATGCGGACGCTCGCGGCAGGACGCTCCGGCGGATGACGCTTCACAAGTAGGAGCCAGTGGCCATGTGTGGTCTCTCCGGCCGTCGCCCGGTCGTTTAGCGTCGTTGCTTTCAAACCCACATCACGACATGTCTTTTCCCTCGTTCCGTTCGAAATCGAAGGCGCCCGTGCACCCCTTCGGACGTCTGCTATGGCTCGCGAGTGTATGCGCGTGGTTTGCCGCCGGCGCTTCCATCGCCGGCGAACCCGCGCGCTCTTCCGTGTGGGTCTCCGACAACGGCGACGGCACCTACACGAACCCCGTGTTGTACGCCGACTACTCGGACCCGGATGTCGTGCGTGTGGGCGGCGACTTCTACATGACGGCCTCGAGTTTCAACTGCGTGCCCGGGCTCCCGATTCTGCACTCCAAAGACCTCGTGAATTGGGACCTCGTGGGCTACGCGCTCGACCGCAATCGACCCGAGGAACACTTCCGCGTGCCGCGGCACGCGCAGGGGGTTTGGGCGCCTTCGTTTCGTCACCACGAGGGTGAGTTCTACATCTACTGGGGCGATCCGGACTTCGGCATCTACATGGTCAAGGCCGCCGATCCGCGCGGTCCTTGGGAACCACCCGTGCTCGTGAAAGAGGGGCGCGGCGCGGGGTTGATCGATCCGTGCCCGTTGTGGGACGACGATGGTCGCGCGTATCTCGTGCACGGCATCGCGGGCAGTCGCGCAGGGATCAAGAGCGTGCTCTTCCTGCAGGAGATGACCCCCGACGGCACCTCCGTGATCGGCGAACCCGTGCTCGTGTTCGACGGGCACGACGCGCATCCCACGGTGGAAGGGCCGAAGTTCTACAAGCGTGGCGACACCTACTACATCCTCGCGCCGGCCGGCGGCGTGACGCACGGCTGGCAACTCGCGCTACGCTCGAAAGACGTGCTCGGCCCGTACGAGGAGAAGATCGTGATGCACCGTGGTTCGACCGACATCAACGGTCCGCACCAAGGCGGGCTCCTCGAACTCGCGTCGGGCGAGTCGTGGTTCGTCCACTTCCAGGACCTCGGACCGTACGGGCGCGTCATCCATCTCAACCCGGTGAACTGGACCGACGGTTGGCCGGTGATGGGCATCGATGCGGACGGCGACGGTACCGGCGACCCCGTCCGCACCCACCGCAAGCCCGACGTCGGCGGCGTCTTTCCGATCGTCGCTCCGCCCGAGTCGGACGAGTTCGACGGCGCGCGGCTCGGCTTGCAGTGGCAGTGGCACGCCAACCCGCTGCCGTTCTGGGCCGTGCCGAATCCCGCTCGCGGCAAGCTCCGCCTCTACGCCGCCCAATTGCCCGAGAAACTCGTCAGCTATTGGGACGTGCCGCATCTGCTTCTGCAGAAGTTTCCCGCTCCCGCGTTCACGGCTACGACGCGATTCACGTTCGCGCCTCGGCTCGAAGGAGAATCGACCGGCCTGATCGTGATGGGGCGCGACTACGCCCGCCTCTCCGTCACGCGTACGCCCGCGGGACTCGAAATCGCGCAAGCCATCGCCCGCAACGCCGACCGGGGCGGCGTCGAAGAGGTGCACGGTCGGCGAGCGACGCAAGGTACCGAATTCTGGTTTCGCGTGCGCGTGGAGGCGGACGCGAGCACGCGTTTCAGCTACAGCACGGACGGAGAAAACTTCACTTCGATCGGCGAACCCTTCACTGCGCGCCAAGGTGGCTGGATCGGCGCGAAAGTCGGTCTCTTCTGCTCCCGCTCGACGTGGTCCAACGACTCGGGCTGGGCCGACTTCGACTGGTTCCGCATCACACCCTGAACCCGGCTCGCTCCTGCCGATGAATGCACGTCTCCTCCGTCTGGCCGCGATCGCGGCGCTCGTCGGCTCTTGCGCGCACGCGTCCCTTGCCGCTTCGACGCGCGACTACTTCGCGCCTGTGCCCGAGTCCGTTTACGCGGGCGTCCACTTCGACATGCCGCGCGTCGCGCCGCCGAGCATCCCGTCGCTGTCGGTCTCGATCACCGAGTTCGGCGCGGTGGGCGACGGTGCGTTTCTCAACACGCAGGCCTTCGAGCGCGCCATCGCGCACGTCGCCGAGCGAGGCGGCGGGCGGGTCGTGGTGCAGCGAGGCATCTGGCTCACCGGACCGATCGTGTTGCGCAGCCGCATCCAACTGCACACCGAGTCGGGCGCGCTCGTGCAGTTCAGCGGCGACCACACGCTCTATCCGCTCGTGGAGACGCATTTCGAGGGGCTGAGCGCGCTGCGTTGTCAGTCGCCCCTCTCCGCCGAAGGTGCGCACGACATCGCGATCACGGGCGAAGGCGTGTTCGACGGCCATGGGCAGAGTTGGCGGCCCGTGAAGCGCCTCAAGACGACCGACCTGCAATGGCAGGCGCTCGTCGATTCCGGGGGTGTGCTCGATGCGGCCGGCGAGACGTGGTGGCCCAGCGCGGGTGCGCTCGAGGGCGCGCAGGGTGGTTTCAACCCGCGACGTCCGTCGCGCAGCCGCGAAGACTTCGAACGGGTGCGCGAGTTTCTCCGGCCGGTCATGGTCAGCCTGCGCGAGTGTCGCAACGTGTTGCTCGACGGCCCCACGTTTCAGAATTCGCCCGCGTGGAACATCCACCCGTTCTCCTGCGAGAATCTGATCGTGCGGCACGTCACGGTCCTCAATCCGTGGTATTCACAAAACGGAGACGGCATCGACGTCGACTCCTGTCGCAACGTCGTGATCCACGCCTCGCGCTTCGACGTGGGCGACGACGCGATGTGCCTCAAGTCCGGCAAGGACGCCGAAGGTCGTGCCCTCGGCCGGCCGACGGAGAAGATCGTGGTGCGCGACAACATCGTCTACCGCGGCCACGGCGGCTTCATCGTCGGCAGCGAGATGTCGGGTGGCGTGCGCGACGTCTACGTGGCCGACCTGCTCTTCGTCGGCACCAACGTCGGCATCCGTTTCAAGAGCAACCGCGGTCGCGGCGGCGTGGTGGAGAACATCCTGATCGAGAACATCGACATGGTGAACATCCCCACCGAGCCGATCCGCTTCAACCTCTTCTATTCCGGGGCCGCACCCACGGCGAATCAGAACATCGAGATCGTGGACCCGGCTGCGTTTCTCGGACGGTTTCCCGCCGTGTCGGAAGAGACGCCGTCGTTTCGCGACATCACCATCCGCGACGTCGTCTGTCGCGGAGCGGGCGCAGCGATGTGGATCCAAGGCCTGCCGGAAATGCCGGTGAAGAACATCCGTTTCGAGAACGTGTCCATCACCGCGACGCGAGGTGCGCGCTTGACCGATGTGGAGGGTTTCCGGTTCGACGGTGTCCACGTCGAGTGCTCGGAGGGGGTGCCGCTACATCTGGAAAACGCGCGCGACGTCGTCTGGGTCGGTAGTTCCCTGCGCAGCGTTTCCGCCGTTTCCGCGACGCCGCTCACCGTCCGCATCCAAGGTCCGCTCACGGAAAGAGTCGATCTGCGCGGTCTCGCTGCGCCCGGTGCGGAGATCGCGACGAGCCTCGGGCCCAACGTCGCTCCCGAACACGTGCGGCTGCCGGGCGGTTGAAACGCTCGCCCGCGGGCCTTAGGAAAACGGCGATATTCGGCGAAAACGGGGCAGGTGTTCCCCGAAAGGTTGTGTTACGTTCATCGATGATCGTTCGGTCGGTGACGCTTGCGCCGCTTGTCCGGCGGTCGTCTCCTTCGTCACCCCTTCGCTCCGAAAACGGAAACACCCCAGCGAGATACTCGCCCGGAAACGGCCGCGTCTACCTCGTCTCCACGACATGAATACACGCCTCTTCTCCCAGCTCGCTTCATCGTGCGGTCGGCTGCTGCTTCTGCTGTGCGGCTCGGCGAGCGCGCTGTTGTTTTCCGCCTGCAAACCGTCCGACCCCGCGGTCGCCGCATCCGGCGCTCCCGCGCCGAACTCCACGCGCGTGGCGGTCGTGGTGTCGACGTTGAACAACCCGTGGTTCGTCGTGCTCGCCGAGACGGCGCGCGATCGAGCGAAGGAACTCGGTTACGAGGCCGTGATCTTCGATTCTCAAAACGATCCGGCGAAGGAGTCGCAGCACTTCGACAACCTCGTGGCCGCAGGTTACGGAGCGGTGTTGTTCAACTGCACCGATGCCGAGGGCTCGATCGCCAACGTCCGCCGAGCGAAAGCGGCCGGCATCCCGGTTTTCTGCATGGATCGCGAGATTCTCGCCAACGACGCCGCGACTTCGCAGATCCTCTCCGACAACTATTCGGGTTGCGTCGCGCTCGGCGAATACTTCGTCGAACAGGTCGGGGAGAAGGGCACGTACATCGAACTGCTCGGGATCGTGGCCGACACCAACACGTGGAATCGCTCGAAGGGGTTCCACAGTGTGGTCGATCGCTTCCCGGGGTTGAAGATGGTGGCGCAACAGAGCGCCGACTTCGACCGCAGCCGCGCGCTCGAGGTGCTGGAGGCGTTGCTGCAATCGCATCCCGACATCGACGCGGTCTTCTGCGGCAACGACGCGATGGCGATGGGGGCGTACCAGGCCCTCCTCGCCGCCGGCAAGGCGGACCGCGTCAAGGTCTTCGGCTTCGACGGCGCGGACGACGTGGTGCGTGCGATCGCCGAAGGGAAGATCACCGCCACGGTCATGCAGTTTCCGAAAGTGATGGCGCAGACCGCGGCGGAAAACGCCGACCGTTACTTCAAGGGACAGCGCGACTTCCCGCAGCGCGTGCCGGTGACCGTCGAACTGGTCACCAAAGACAACGTCCACCGCTTCGGCGACTACGGACGCAAACCTTGAGCCTCGCGTTTCGAGTGACCAAGCCGACGCAGATGGATCCGATCGCGAACGGCATGTCGGATATTCGATGAGTTCGACCCGAAACACGTCCGCCGCGCCGCGTTCGTATCCGTGGCCGTCGATCGCGGCGGCACTCGCCTTCTTGGTTTTGCTCCTCGTCTTTCCGCCGTTCCGCTTCGTTCGAGTCGGTTCGGAGGCCCCGACCGCCGTGTTCGATCCCGTGGCCTACGCGGAACGCTTCTGGGCGGAGGAACTTCGACCGGCTGCGGCGGACGCACCCGCGCTCACCCCGGTCGTGCTCGCCGTGCGCGCGGATCCGACCGATGCGGCCGATCGCTACGCGCGCAAGGTGGGCGAGGGGACTACGCGCTACTTCTTCGTCCGCGGCGCGGGCCGTGTGATCGCAGTGGAGAGCAGTCGCCTTCTCCTCGAAGTGGAAGAGGCGCCCGGCGCTGTCGTCGCGCTTCGCACCGGACCCGTATTCGGAAACACGATACGGGACGGCACCGGCCTGCTCGATCTGAACGACGTACCCGGTCTGGCGGAATTCAACGCCCTCTCGTCCGAGTTGAATCGTCTCGCCGAGCGCGACGTGCTGCCGGTTCTGCGGGGAGCCATCGAGCCGGGCGCGCGCGTGGTCTTCGCGGGTGGCGCGCCGGCGCCGGAGTCCGTCGGCGCAGGTCCGCTGCTCGTCTTCGTGCCCGTCTTCGCGGAGGTCGCGAGCCCGTGACGACGACCTCCGACATCGTCCTCGAGGCCGTCGGGATCGAGAAGTCGTTTCCGGGCGTGCGCGCGCTCGCCGGGGTGGACCTGCGTGTGCGTGCCGGTCGGCTCTTGGCTCTGTTGGGTGAGAACGGAGCGGGCAAATCGACGTTGATGAACGTCCTCTCCGGCGTCTTCCCGCCCGACGCGGGTAGGATCCGGTTCGAGGGGCGTGACGTCGAGTTCGGCGATCCACGCGCCTCGCAGGCGTGCGGCATCGGGATCGTTCACCAAGAGCTCAATCTGGTGCCGTGGCTTTCGGTGGCGGAGAACGTCTTTCTCGGTCGAGAGCCGCGCACGCGGTTCGGGCTGATCGACTTCGAACGGCTGCACGCGGACACGCGCGAGTTGCTGGCGCGCCTCGATCTGAAGGGCGCGCCCGAAGCACTCGTCGCGGACCTGCGCGTCGGTCAGCAGCAGCTGGTGGAGATCGTCCGTGCCCTTTCCGAGGACGCACGCGTGCTCGTGCTCGACGAGCCCACGTCGTCGCTCTCCGCGCACGAGGTCGATGTCTTGTTCGGCGTCGTCTCCGACCTGAAGCACGCCGGCGTCGGCATCGTCTACATCACGCACAAGTTCGAGGAGCTGGAACACATCTGCGACGACGTCGTCGTCATGCGCGACGGACGCGTCGTCGGGGAATCGCTCTACCGCGACCTCACACGCGACGCCATCGTGAGGCTCATGGCCGGACGCGAAGCGAAGGAGGGATTCCAGCGCGTTTGCGTGGCCACGGACGCGGAGCTCTTGCGTGCCGAGGAGATCTCGCTGCCGGGCGACGGCATCGGGCGTGCGCGGGTGGTCGACGACGTGTCGCTCGTGCTGCGCCGCGGCGAGGTGCTGGGCGTCTTCGGTCTCGTCGGCGCGGGGCGCACGGAGTTGTTGGAGACGCTGTTCGGTGCGCACGGCGGACGTGCGCAGGGACGGCTCTTCGTCGATGGGCGCGCGGTGTCGTTCTCCTCGCCCGCCGACGCCATTGCGGCCGGCATCGGTTTTGCGCCCGAGGATCGCAAGCGCGACGGGCTGGTGCTCTCGATGGGCGTCGCCGCAAACGCCAGTCTCGCCAGCCTCGAGCGTACGCTGCGCTTCGGCTTCGTCGACACGTATCGAGAAACTGGATACGTGTCGCCCTACATCGAGCGTTTCCGCGTGAAGACGCCCTCGCTCGACCAACGCATCGGCGCGCTCTCGGGCGGAAACCAGCAGAAGGTCATCTTGGCCAAATGGCTCGCGACCGATCCGCGCGTCCTCCTGCTCGACGAGCCGACGCGCGGCATCGACGTCAACGCCAAGCGGGAGATCTACGCCTTCATCGACGAGCTGGCCCGTTCCGGTCTCGGACTCGTCGTCGTGTCCTCCGAATTACCCGAAGTCCTCGCGCTCGCCGATCGCGTGATGGTGATGTGCGAAGGGCGCAAGACCGCCGAATTCCCCCGCGCCGAGGCCACGCCCGAACGGGTGCTGGCCGCCGCGCTGCCGGACCGTGCGCCGGCGCTCGCTTCCTGACATGGCTGCTCGCGACTACAAAGCCCTTCTCGCCCGGCTCCGACCTCTGCTCGCGCTCGCGCTCATGGTCGTGGCGATGAGCCTGCTCTCGGATCGTTTCCTCACGCCCGACAACGGCTGGAACATCCTCCGCCAGATCTCGGTGAACCTCTGCCTGTCGATCGGCATGACGCTCGTGATCCTCAGCGGCGGCATCGACCTCTCTGTCGGAGCCATCCTCGGCCTCGCCGGCGCGGTGGCGGCGGGGGTGTTGCGAAGCGGTATCGAGATTCCGGGTACGGAGTGGGTGCTGCAATGCACGCCCTCGGGCGCGATCCTCGTCGGGGTGGCGGTCGGCGCCGCCGCGGGCTGGGTCAACGGCTTCACCGTCACGCGCTTCAGGCTGCCTCCCTTCGTGGCGACGCTCGCCATGTTGAGCATCGCACGGGGGGCGACCATGCTGTGGACGGGCGGTTTTCCGATCACCGGCTTGGGCGACGGATTCGGACGCATCGGCACGGGGGCGCTTCTCGGCGTGCCGGTGCCGGTCTGGATCATGGTCGGCCTCACGGCGGTGTTCGTGGTCGTGACCACGCGCACGCGTTTCGGCCGCCACCTCTACGCAGTGGGCGGCAACGAGCGCGCGGCCCGTCTCACCGGTCTGAACGTCGGGCGGATCAAGCTCGCGGTCTACACGCTCGCGGGAGCACTGGCCGGCGTCGCCGGACTCATCGTCACCGCGCGTCTCGATTCCGCGCAGCCGAACGCCGGTCTCGGCTACGAACTGGACTCCATCGCCGCAGTCGTCATCGGCGGCACGTCGCTGGCCGGAGGGCGCGGCTCGATCATGGGCACGGTGCTCGGGTGTCTCATCATCGGCGTGCTCAACAACGGGCTGTTTCTGCTCAACGTCTCGCCGTTCTGGCAGCAGGTGATCAAGGGCCTGGTCATCCTGCTCGCCGTCGCGCTCGACCGGATGAACTCCAAGGACAAGGACTCCTGATGCGTATTCGAAATCTGGTCACACTGCTCTTGCTCGGTTCGTTTCTGGCCCGCGTCTCCGGCGATCACGGTGCGCTGGCCGGGGATCGTCATCGCGTGATCGTCTCGACCGACATAGGCGGCACCGACTTCGACGACTACCAGTCGCTCGTGCACGTGCTGCTCTACGCGGACGTGCTCGATCTGGAAGGGTTGATCTCGTCGCCTCACGGTGCGGGCCGGGCGAAGGACATCCTCGACGTGATCGATCTCTACGAGCGCGACCATCCCAACCTCCGCACCTACAGCGCGCGTTATCCGACGGCTGACGCCTTGCGTGCGATCACCAAGCAAGGGGAGACCGAG from Opitutales bacterium ASA1 encodes the following:
- a CDS encoding D-ribose ABC transporter substrate-binding protein, which gives rise to MNTRLFSQLASSCGRLLLLLCGSASALLFSACKPSDPAVAASGAPAPNSTRVAVVVSTLNNPWFVVLAETARDRAKELGYEAVIFDSQNDPAKESQHFDNLVAAGYGAVLFNCTDAEGSIANVRRAKAAGIPVFCMDREILANDAATSQILSDNYSGCVALGEYFVEQVGEKGTYIELLGIVADTNTWNRSKGFHSVVDRFPGLKMVAQQSADFDRSRALEVLEALLQSHPDIDAVFCGNDAMAMGAYQALLAAGKADRVKVFGFDGADDVVRAIAEGKITATVMQFPKVMAQTAAENADRYFKGQRDFPQRVPVTVELVTKDNVHRFGDYGRKP
- a CDS encoding sugar ABC transporter ATP-binding protein; its protein translation is MTTTSDIVLEAVGIEKSFPGVRALAGVDLRVRAGRLLALLGENGAGKSTLMNVLSGVFPPDAGRIRFEGRDVEFGDPRASQACGIGIVHQELNLVPWLSVAENVFLGREPRTRFGLIDFERLHADTRELLARLDLKGAPEALVADLRVGQQQLVEIVRALSEDARVLVLDEPTSSLSAHEVDVLFGVVSDLKHAGVGIVYITHKFEELEHICDDVVVMRDGRVVGESLYRDLTRDAIVRLMAGREAKEGFQRVCVATDAELLRAEEISLPGDGIGRARVVDDVSLVLRRGEVLGVFGLVGAGRTELLETLFGAHGGRAQGRLFVDGRAVSFSSPADAIAAGIGFAPEDRKRDGLVLSMGVAANASLASLERTLRFGFVDTYRETGYVSPYIERFRVKTPSLDQRIGALSGGNQQKVILAKWLATDPRVLLLDEPTRGIDVNAKREIYAFIDELARSGLGLVVVSSELPEVLALADRVMVMCEGRKTAEFPRAEATPERVLAAALPDRAPALAS
- a CDS encoding ribose ABC transporter permease, whose product is MAARDYKALLARLRPLLALALMVVAMSLLSDRFLTPDNGWNILRQISVNLCLSIGMTLVILSGGIDLSVGAILGLAGAVAAGVLRSGIEIPGTEWVLQCTPSGAILVGVAVGAAAGWVNGFTVTRFRLPPFVATLAMLSIARGATMLWTGGFPITGLGDGFGRIGTGALLGVPVPVWIMVGLTAVFVVVTTRTRFGRHLYAVGGNERAARLTGLNVGRIKLAVYTLAGALAGVAGLIVTARLDSAQPNAGLGYELDSIAAVVIGGTSLAGGRGSIMGTVLGCLIIGVLNNGLFLLNVSPFWQQVIKGLVILLAVALDRMNSKDKDS